DNA from Blastocatellia bacterium:
TTTATTTGTAGGTTTACCATTTACATTAGGTTTAGTTTCTGTATTAGTACATGGATATCACCGACCAAAAGGATTTATTAGTTGTATACTTGTTTCTTGTCTTTCAATAGTTTTTCTAGGGTTAGGCTTAATTGCTTTTGCTGTTGAAGGAGCAATATGTTTATTAATGGCTGCTCCTATAGGGATAGTTCTTGGGGCAATAGGTGGAATAGTTGGCTATTTAATTCAAACTCGGCCTTGGCTACAAAGCGAGTCACACAAAGTAGCAATGATTTTGCTGTTAGTTATGCCTGTGTTAATTGGAGCAGAGTCAAAAAGTCCTGCTGAGGCTCCGTTAATTCCTGTAACTACTTCTATAGAAGTAAATGCACCTGCCTCAGTAGTTTGGAATAATGTTGTAACCTTTTCTGAACTACCAGCACCGGACACTTGGCTCTTTAAGTTAGGTGTTGCTTATCCAATTAAAGCAGAAATTAAAGGTCATGGAGTTGGAGCAGTTCGCTATTGTAATTTTTCCACCGGGCCATTTGTTGAACCAATTGAAATTTGGGACGAACCAAGATTGTTAAAATTCTCGGTCACTTCTCAACCTCCTGCAATGAAAGAACTTACACCTTACTCAGATATTCATCCACCACATTTAACTAATTATTTGGTTTCTGAAGGTGGGCAATTTTTGCTAACAGAATTGCCAAACGGACGAACTAGAATAGAAGGCACAACCTGGTATCGTCATAAGATTTGGCCTTATAGCTACTGGCAAATTTGGTCAGACGCTATTATTCATCGCATTCATTTACGAGTGCTAAAACACATTAAAAACTTGTCTGAAACAAATACTACTAATAATGTAAAGAGTTAAGCTTAATACATTAGGGTATAATTAAATTTTACCAGCCCAGCATATTTTGTGCTGGGCAAATTTTTTATCTTGAGTTATTTCTAATAAAGTAATTTTCTGCTTCTAAATTAAAATTGCTTAAGTATAAATTCTCTTTACTAATTACTACCTTATTTTCTAATAAACTTTCTTCTTCAAGATTGTTAATATCTACTAGTAAATCTAACCATTTAGGTAAAGATATGGTAGTTAAATTTGGTAAGTTAGCTATATGCTCTAAGGTATCTCTACTAATTCGAGACATTCGACCTCCTACTACAATAAATATTAGTTAAAATACTTCCTAGTATTACAATAATTTACTTAATAAAGTAACTACTAGGAAGTGCCAGTAATCACAGATTATC
Protein-coding regions in this window:
- a CDS encoding DUF805 domain-containing protein, whose translation is MKIKISDLWQIDGTIDRGGYLFWGVLLFAIKYNLDRLVASYFFNRSWSLFSYLVLPSEARINNLNVDDRPFYGTLLAMAIPFIAVGVLLTLRRLRDIQLPNWLVVFFFLPFINLLYFIILATLPSYKEGQKERYTNSSIKRALDRVIPEHPMGSAAMGFLITIPLFLGSTVFAVSLLGNYGWSLFVGLPFTLGLVSVLVHGYHRPKGFISCILVSCLSIVFLGLGLIAFAVEGAICLLMAAPIGIVLGAIGGIVGYLIQTRPWLQSESHKVAMILLLVMPVLIGAESKSPAEAPLIPVTTSIEVNAPASVVWNNVVTFSELPAPDTWLFKLGVAYPIKAEIKGHGVGAVRYCNFSTGPFVEPIEIWDEPRLLKFSVTSQPPAMKELTPYSDIHPPHLTNYLVSEGGQFLLTELPNGRTRIEGTTWYRHKIWPYSYWQIWSDAIIHRIHLRVLKHIKNLSETNTTNNVKS